The Hymenobacter baengnokdamensis genome includes a region encoding these proteins:
- a CDS encoding FUSC family membrane protein — protein MPFALPRVSRRDLSYFFFSQHFSDGLRTTLAILLPAVLGAQWGQFAAGITISTGAVCLSVTDTPGPLLHRRNGLLAALVLVFLGTLLTAWLAPHRFWLGLAICGLSFGLTMLLVWGARAGSVGSATLLGMVLTLAHAPVGWRAIVFHSVLLALGGGWYLLLALLQGHVQPYRAAQQALGECLHAVAEFLSIKATFYGAATDLEEAYRRLVAQQVVVNEKQEAVRDLIFRSRQIVSESTSAGRRLVLTFTETVDLYEHITAGYYDYAALRTAFGSTGVLADIQGVIGRLATDLDYLGSAILVNRAYGSPAPDRLPELTRLQARINALPGAEAAPGQRTLALKKILVNLRDLSQRVSSIRRYFDEAQAAVTAPDPRRVASHGQFVARQELEWSAFPENLTMSSSVFRHAVRMTVACAVAYIVAEFLWHGQHNYWILMTVTFMLKPAFSLTRERNIQRITGTLGGGALGVLIMWAVPNGDVHFGLLLVFMVIAYSFQRTKYLVTVIFLTAYLLIMFSFLGLGYLGVIAERLTDTAMGCAIALAAGYLLFPRWEADQLPNLLAATLRANLAYLRQLADRLAGREVPPTTYRLLRKDVYVASANLAAAFQRMLSEPRRTRRHPTEVHEFVVLNHILSANISALTTTWQDASTPNPPVPPESRRVLTSAQAALSKSLKSLAGPAAIVPEPAGVPTVALQNDVRADASAEAAQPDRTLAEQLAFLQKVSSDLSRVTEALVA, from the coding sequence ATGCCGTTTGCCCTGCCCCGCGTGTCGCGCCGCGACCTTTCGTATTTCTTCTTCAGCCAGCACTTCTCCGATGGGCTGCGCACGACGCTGGCTATTTTGCTGCCGGCAGTGCTGGGGGCGCAGTGGGGGCAGTTTGCGGCCGGTATTACCATCTCGACCGGGGCCGTGTGCCTGAGCGTAACCGACACGCCCGGCCCGCTGCTGCACCGCCGCAATGGCCTGCTGGCCGCCCTGGTGCTGGTGTTTTTGGGCACGTTGCTCACGGCCTGGCTGGCACCGCACCGCTTCTGGCTGGGCCTGGCCATCTGCGGGCTGAGCTTTGGGCTGACTATGCTGCTGGTGTGGGGCGCGCGGGCGGGCTCGGTAGGCTCGGCTACGCTGCTGGGCATGGTGCTCACGCTGGCGCACGCGCCGGTGGGGTGGCGCGCCATTGTTTTTCACTCGGTGCTGCTGGCTCTGGGCGGCGGCTGGTACCTGCTGCTGGCGCTGCTGCAAGGCCACGTGCAGCCCTACCGGGCGGCGCAGCAGGCGCTGGGGGAGTGCCTGCACGCCGTAGCCGAGTTTCTCTCGATTAAAGCAACGTTTTACGGGGCTGCTACCGACCTCGAAGAGGCGTATCGCCGGCTCGTCGCCCAGCAGGTGGTAGTGAATGAGAAGCAGGAGGCCGTCCGTGACCTTATTTTTCGCTCGCGCCAGATTGTCAGCGAAAGTACCAGCGCCGGCCGTCGCCTGGTGCTCACCTTTACCGAAACGGTTGACTTGTATGAGCATATCACGGCGGGCTACTACGACTATGCTGCCCTGCGCACAGCCTTCGGCAGCACGGGCGTGCTGGCCGATATCCAGGGAGTAATCGGCCGCCTGGCCACCGACCTCGACTACCTGGGTAGTGCCATTCTGGTAAACCGCGCCTACGGCAGCCCGGCCCCCGACCGCCTGCCCGAGCTCACGCGCCTGCAAGCCCGCATCAATGCTCTGCCTGGTGCCGAAGCCGCGCCGGGCCAGCGAACGCTGGCGCTGAAAAAGATACTGGTAAACCTGCGCGACCTAAGCCAGCGCGTGAGCAGCATCCGGCGCTACTTCGACGAAGCCCAGGCAGCTGTTACCGCGCCCGACCCGCGGCGCGTGGCCAGCCACGGACAGTTTGTGGCCCGGCAGGAGCTGGAGTGGAGTGCCTTTCCGGAAAACCTGACCATGAGCTCGTCGGTGTTCCGGCACGCCGTGCGCATGACGGTGGCCTGCGCCGTGGCTTATATCGTGGCCGAATTTCTGTGGCATGGCCAGCACAACTACTGGATTCTGATGACGGTGACGTTTATGCTTAAGCCAGCCTTCAGCCTCACCCGCGAGCGTAATATCCAGCGTATCACCGGCACGCTGGGTGGCGGGGCTCTGGGCGTACTCATTATGTGGGCCGTGCCCAATGGCGACGTGCACTTTGGGCTGCTGCTCGTGTTTATGGTTATCGCGTACTCTTTTCAGCGCACAAAATATCTGGTAACGGTAATATTTCTGACGGCTTACCTGCTTATCATGTTCAGCTTTCTGGGGCTGGGCTACCTGGGCGTGATTGCCGAGCGCCTGACCGATACTGCCATGGGCTGCGCCATTGCGCTGGCTGCGGGTTACCTGCTGTTTCCGCGCTGGGAAGCCGACCAGCTGCCCAACCTGCTCGCCGCTACGCTCCGCGCCAACCTGGCTTACCTGCGCCAGCTGGCCGACCGCCTGGCCGGCCGCGAGGTGCCGCCCACTACCTATCGTTTGCTGCGCAAAGACGTGTACGTGGCCTCCGCCAACCTGGCGGCAGCTTTCCAGCGCATGCTTTCCGAGCCGCGCCGTACGCGCCGCCACCCCACCGAAGTGCACGAATTTGTGGTGCTTAACCATATTTTGTCGGCCAATATCTCAGCCCTTACCACCACCTGGCAAGATGCCAGCACCCCCAACCCGCCCGTGCCGCCCGAAAGCCGCCGGGTGCTCACCAGCGCCCAGGCCGCCCTTAGCAAAAGCCTGAAGAGTCTGGCCGGCCCTGCGGCCATCGTGCCCGAGCCTGCAGGCGTGCCGACAGTAGCGCTGCAAAATGACGTGCGGGCCGATGCCAGTGCCGAAGCCGCCCAGCCCGACCGTACCCTGGCCGAGCAGCTGGCTTTTTTGCAAAAGGTAAGCAGCGACCTGAGCCGCGTCACCGAAGCCTTAGTGGCTTGA
- a CDS encoding pectate lyase family protein yields MKKLLCLLLLLAPVALRAQALTILESAGWLESAYVKWQPVANAQSYNVYYSGEGVVNQKLDNQLIRNYGSFYRADALGLKAGTYTLKVVPVISGAEATATVTSALSVQAHDRTGFAFSGGRVPGAYNADGTVKSNAVILYITQNTKNTISLNVAGATINPCVGLQTILEGFKKGKDTRPLIVRMVGQITDPSYLQAGDIVIENNNFASGYITLEGVGNDATADGWGIRMKGASNIEIRNIGVMNCNSDEGDSIGLQQDNDHIWVHNVDFFYGDAGSDPDQIKGDGALDTKKSTYITFSYNHFWDTGKSNLLGLSEGTTQGLYITYHHNWYDHSDSRHPRVRFYSAHVYNNYYDGNAKYGAGSTMGSSVFMENNYFRNCHYPMLTSMQGTDVYNPVTQVNDYKNMPIFSNEDGGTIKAFNNYMVGQQRFVPYGAAGYPNSTVDFDAYVVATRAETVPSSIVSVYGKNTYNNFDTNASIMYAYTPDSPDAAKAKVMQNAGRINGGDFQWAFNNAVDDASSAVNGPLKTALTNYKTGLVSVQGDGTSTTGGGGTGTGTGSTATGMVHNFTLAGTTSSFYTITGNLSTSGGTVTYNGLTLTQSLKLESATAISFTTTDVATLTLVFNDTFSGTIKIDGTSQTVSAGRLTTTLSVGPHQITKGSTANLYYMSTVYTGAGPLATLSAEALPVLSIYPNPAADEVLVGWKSKQEFSLYTITGSLLKTGITNQPFSLKGVKPGVYLILIRDEEGNLRTSQLLKQ; encoded by the coding sequence ATGAAAAAACTGCTTTGCCTACTCTTACTGCTAGCTCCTGTAGCCCTGCGTGCTCAGGCGTTAACTATCCTGGAATCAGCGGGCTGGCTCGAATCGGCGTATGTGAAGTGGCAGCCAGTTGCGAATGCGCAGAGCTACAATGTGTACTACAGCGGCGAAGGCGTTGTAAATCAGAAGCTGGATAACCAGCTCATCCGAAACTACGGCTCCTTTTACCGGGCTGATGCGCTGGGCCTGAAGGCCGGAACGTATACGCTCAAAGTTGTGCCCGTAATCTCGGGGGCTGAAGCGACCGCCACGGTGACCAGCGCTTTATCGGTGCAGGCCCATGACCGTACCGGGTTTGCCTTCAGCGGTGGCCGGGTGCCGGGCGCCTACAATGCCGACGGCACCGTGAAAAGCAATGCGGTGATACTCTACATCACGCAAAACACCAAGAATACCATTTCCCTCAACGTAGCAGGGGCGACTATCAACCCGTGCGTGGGGCTGCAGACAATTCTGGAGGGCTTCAAGAAAGGCAAGGACACGCGCCCGCTGATAGTGCGTATGGTGGGGCAGATTACCGACCCCAGCTACCTGCAGGCCGGCGATATCGTTATCGAGAACAACAATTTCGCCTCCGGGTACATTACCCTGGAAGGAGTTGGCAACGATGCCACGGCCGATGGCTGGGGAATTCGGATGAAAGGCGCGTCCAATATCGAGATACGCAACATCGGCGTGATGAACTGCAACAGTGACGAGGGAGATAGTATTGGCCTTCAGCAGGATAACGACCATATCTGGGTGCACAATGTCGATTTCTTTTACGGTGATGCGGGCAGCGACCCCGACCAAATCAAGGGCGACGGCGCGCTGGACACCAAAAAGTCGACCTACATCACGTTCTCCTATAACCATTTCTGGGATACGGGTAAGTCTAACCTGCTGGGCCTGAGCGAAGGAACCACGCAAGGGCTTTACATTACCTATCACCACAACTGGTATGACCATTCGGACTCCCGCCATCCCCGGGTTCGTTTTTATTCGGCTCACGTTTACAATAACTACTACGATGGCAATGCGAAATACGGGGCCGGCTCAACAATGGGCTCTTCTGTATTTATGGAAAACAATTACTTCCGCAATTGCCACTATCCGATGCTGACCTCTATGCAGGGCACGGATGTGTATAATCCAGTTACGCAAGTAAATGATTATAAAAATATGCCAATCTTCTCCAATGAAGATGGCGGTACCATCAAGGCATTCAACAACTACATGGTAGGGCAGCAGCGCTTTGTGCCTTATGGCGCCGCCGGCTATCCCAACTCAACGGTTGACTTTGATGCGTACGTGGTAGCTACCCGAGCAGAAACGGTTCCAAGCTCCATTGTATCGGTGTATGGCAAAAACACCTACAACAACTTTGATACAAACGCCTCCATTATGTATGCCTACACGCCGGATAGCCCCGATGCGGCCAAGGCAAAGGTGATGCAGAACGCAGGGCGCATCAATGGCGGCGATTTCCAGTGGGCCTTCAACAACGCGGTCGATGATGCCTCCTCGGCAGTGAATGGCCCCCTGAAAACCGCGCTCACCAACTACAAGACCGGTTTGGTTTCGGTTCAGGGCGACGGAACCTCGACAACCGGGGGAGGTGGTACCGGCACGGGTACGGGCTCTACCGCTACCGGTATGGTGCACAATTTTACCCTGGCCGGCACTACCAGCTCGTTCTACACCATCACCGGCAACCTGTCGACTTCGGGAGGAACGGTAACTTATAACGGCCTGACCCTGACGCAGTCGCTGAAGCTGGAGTCGGCAACGGCTATCTCCTTTACGACAACGGATGTCGCCACATTGACGCTGGTATTCAATGATACATTCAGCGGAACTATTAAGATAGACGGCACCAGCCAGACGGTAAGCGCCGGTAGACTAACCACGACGCTCTCGGTTGGGCCTCACCAAATCACCAAGGGCTCCACCGCAAACCTGTACTACATGAGCACTGTCTATACCGGGGCAGGCCCGTTGGCAACGCTAAGCGCGGAAGCGCTGCCAGTACTTAGTATTTACCCAAATCCGGCGGCAGATGAAGTGCTGGTGGGCTGGAAGAGCAAGCAAGAGTTTTCGCTATATACCATCACCGGCAGCCTGCTGAAAACCGGCATTACCAACCAGCCTTTTAGTCTGAAAGGCGTTAAGCCAGGCGTGTATTTGATTCTGATTCGGGACGAAGAAGGAAACCTGCGCACGAGCCAGTTGCTCAAGCAATAG
- a CDS encoding MlaE family ABC transporter permease, which yields MYRYPRPISAFGRFVLLMQMMLTRPERRQVLWQRTLDEAVDIGTDSVFIVGLVSTFIGAVTCVQIAYNMVNPLIPMSTVGFMVREMTILELAPTIISVVLAGKVGSAIAGGLGTMRITEQISAIDAMGINSASYLVLPRILASLFVFPLLVILAMNLSILGGYVATQVSGTMPGADYIEGLRYAFKPYTVLFALIKSVVFAFLVSAISSYKGYTLKGGALEVGKASTAAVTNSIISILLADYALASILL from the coding sequence ATGTATAGATACCCCCGGCCGATTTCTGCGTTTGGCCGCTTCGTGTTGTTGATGCAAATGATGCTAACCCGGCCCGAGCGCCGCCAGGTGCTGTGGCAGCGAACCCTGGACGAAGCCGTGGATATCGGCACCGATTCCGTTTTTATTGTAGGGCTGGTATCAACCTTTATCGGAGCGGTTACCTGCGTGCAGATTGCCTACAACATGGTCAATCCGCTTATTCCCATGAGCACAGTGGGCTTTATGGTGCGCGAGATGACTATTCTGGAGCTGGCTCCTACCATTATCTCGGTGGTGCTGGCTGGTAAGGTCGGGTCGGCCATTGCGGGCGGACTGGGCACGATGCGCATTACCGAGCAGATTTCGGCCATCGACGCGATGGGCATCAACTCGGCCTCCTACCTGGTGCTGCCGCGCATTCTGGCCTCGCTTTTCGTGTTTCCGCTGCTTGTTATTCTGGCCATGAACCTGAGTATTTTGGGCGGCTACGTGGCTACCCAGGTATCGGGTACCATGCCCGGAGCCGACTATATCGAGGGCCTGCGCTACGCCTTCAAGCCCTACACTGTCCTGTTTGCGCTCATCAAATCAGTTGTGTTTGCCTTCCTCGTATCGGCCATCTCGTCTTACAAGGGCTACACGCTCAAGGGAGGCGCGCTCGAAGTAGGAAAAGCCAGCACGGCGGCCGTGACCAACTCCATTATTTCCATTTTGCTGGCCGATTACGCGCTGGCCTCTATTCTGCTTTAG
- a CDS encoding bestrophin family protein: MYIRQNLHPLFVWRQYGWQPLLIFASYDAFICLLYGPLDVHWLDIPWQPVALLGTAVAFYIGFKSNGSYARFWEGRQLWGAIVNTSRAWALRVFDFVQLVPGGDALPAAELAELHRRLLYRQLAWCNALRLHLRRQTAERWDAEVAPFLSDPADRALATTANPPTHLLRHQSKEVLELHQRGLLTEFRHVALMGTIQELLNAQGACERIKNTPFPRQYAFFSYVFVWIFGLLLPLGLVEEFDSRVALGPFHVWLMVPFAAAVSWVFNTIELVGHNSENPFDNKVNDVPMSAICRSIEIDLRELLGETELPRPVQPVEGVLY, translated from the coding sequence ATGTACATTCGGCAAAATCTTCACCCGCTTTTTGTGTGGCGCCAATATGGCTGGCAGCCACTGCTCATCTTTGCCAGCTACGACGCGTTCATCTGCCTGCTCTATGGGCCGCTAGACGTTCACTGGCTCGATATACCCTGGCAGCCGGTGGCGCTGTTGGGTACGGCCGTGGCCTTTTACATCGGCTTTAAAAGCAACGGCTCGTATGCGCGCTTTTGGGAAGGCCGGCAGCTGTGGGGGGCTATTGTAAACACCTCCCGCGCGTGGGCGCTGCGGGTGTTCGACTTTGTGCAGCTAGTGCCGGGGGGCGATGCGCTGCCCGCCGCCGAGCTGGCCGAGCTGCACCGCCGGCTGCTGTACCGGCAGCTGGCCTGGTGCAATGCCCTGCGCCTGCACCTGCGCCGCCAAACGGCCGAGCGCTGGGACGCCGAAGTAGCCCCTTTCTTGTCTGACCCCGCCGACCGCGCCCTCGCCACCACCGCCAACCCGCCCACGCACCTGCTGCGCCACCAGAGCAAAGAAGTGCTGGAGCTGCACCAGCGGGGTCTGCTCACCGAGTTCCGCCACGTAGCCCTGATGGGTACTATTCAGGAGCTGCTGAACGCGCAGGGAGCCTGCGAGCGCATTAAAAACACGCCTTTCCCGCGCCAGTACGCCTTTTTTAGCTACGTCTTTGTCTGGATTTTTGGCCTGTTGCTGCCCCTGGGCCTGGTCGAAGAGTTTGATAGCCGCGTGGCGCTGGGCCCGTTCCACGTCTGGCTGATGGTGCCCTTCGCGGCCGCCGTTAGCTGGGTATTCAACACGATTGAGCTGGTCGGCCACAACAGCGAAAATCCCTTTGATAATAAGGTAAACGACGTGCCGATGTCGGCCATCTGCCGCAGCATCGAAATCGACCTGCGCGAGCTGCTGGGCGAAACCGAGCTGCCCCGGCCCGTGCAGCCCGTGGAGGGCGTGCTTTACTAG
- a CDS encoding energy transducer TonB → MFNLRPYALLLALAAAMPALAQKPAKLTYTQDDPKRVYEAVEQPAVPKGGPAAYAEYLQSHQKYPTAALQAKQEGTVQVSFVVERNGTVDEVKVVQPVAPLLDAEAIRVIKAAPRWTPAHNHGQTVRQHVTVPVSFVLAPGSGEVVEIPAAGSPAPGRPLPPGAVAAAPGTSSVVGTAANGAAIIRPEKSAQPAGGNAAFFSWIAANQKYPDLARKRHIQAKVPVEFTVQPDGSLTDVRVVQKHGSGLDEEAVRLIKAAPKWEPATYQGKPIKQKMTLPVIFQL, encoded by the coding sequence ATGTTTAATCTCCGCCCCTACGCCCTGCTGCTTGCCCTGGCCGCTGCTATGCCCGCCCTGGCTCAAAAACCTGCCAAGCTTACGTACACGCAGGATGACCCCAAACGCGTTTATGAGGCCGTGGAGCAGCCGGCCGTGCCCAAAGGTGGCCCCGCCGCCTACGCCGAGTACCTGCAAAGCCACCAGAAATACCCGACGGCAGCCCTGCAGGCCAAGCAGGAAGGCACGGTGCAGGTGAGCTTCGTGGTAGAGCGAAACGGCACCGTAGACGAGGTGAAAGTGGTGCAGCCCGTGGCCCCGCTGCTCGATGCCGAAGCCATCCGGGTTATTAAGGCGGCCCCCAGGTGGACGCCGGCTCACAACCACGGCCAGACAGTGCGCCAGCACGTTACGGTGCCGGTGAGCTTTGTGCTGGCGCCCGGCTCGGGCGAGGTCGTCGAAATTCCGGCCGCCGGCAGCCCGGCGCCGGGCCGTCCGCTGCCGCCCGGCGCCGTAGCCGCCGCGCCCGGTACGAGCTCGGTAGTGGGCACGGCCGCCAATGGGGCAGCCATTATCCGACCCGAGAAGTCGGCCCAGCCGGCGGGCGGCAACGCGGCGTTCTTCTCCTGGATTGCGGCCAACCAGAAATACCCCGACCTGGCCCGTAAGCGGCACATTCAGGCCAAAGTGCCCGTCGAGTTTACCGTGCAGCCCGATGGCTCGCTCACCGACGTGCGCGTGGTTCAGAAGCACGGCTCGGGCCTCGATGAAGAAGCCGTGCGCCTCATCAAAGCCGCCCCGAAGTGGGAGCCGGCCACTTACCAGGGCAAGCCGATAAAGCAAAAGATGACCTTGCCGGTTATTTTCCAGCTATAG
- a CDS encoding diadenylate cyclase produces the protein MPPTLALPVSSGCIWPHQQRYRQVAQATAQALFDALDDDLHPYVIVLGLPHDAAGHLPICQEPAEAGLPTEAFAGAVAQGLARHAAGRVHIAMPTEETMSPAMLRMRYENRSIRAVVQQILDDLNDQAIYQHFTGWPVRLDDYYVFTILRVNRKPLRSYPSLQPDRYYTDGRPLANSLLVGAMFRFNEECVKWLNEPEPGAGFLFRPRESEELLRAAGKSLLDTPAHAMGADPGVARLFYTLNTISSLRYEGGEGVGRLLLARRGHPNVEEVFALTCPTQLSDYRAVRKLLEMASHDVHLLADGEKVYALGRQVGHYDPSREDLFEIHFVTHYAWEFAHAGQILLRSRYGLPTLPRPRLNLNRFRRDLKRTFSITRPDKVEHLWQVVLEASRQPKGTLLVITTEALAEADRLKLQCTLIEPVPLTPLITQLITAIDGAVLLDPEGYCYSIGVILDGKASGHGTSTRGARYNSAVRYVDSSPYPCLVVVVSEDGMVDVLTKENLAEARQ, from the coding sequence ATGCCCCCCACCCTCGCTCTTCCTGTTTCAAGCGGCTGCATCTGGCCGCATCAGCAACGCTACCGCCAAGTGGCCCAGGCCACTGCCCAGGCGCTGTTCGATGCCCTCGACGACGACCTGCACCCCTACGTTATCGTGCTGGGGCTGCCCCACGATGCGGCGGGCCACCTGCCCATCTGCCAGGAGCCGGCCGAAGCGGGCCTGCCCACCGAGGCCTTTGCCGGGGCCGTAGCGCAGGGCCTGGCCAGGCACGCGGCCGGCCGGGTGCACATTGCCATGCCCACCGAGGAAACCATGAGCCCGGCCATGCTGCGCATGCGCTACGAAAACCGCAGCATCCGGGCCGTAGTGCAGCAGATTCTGGACGACCTCAACGACCAGGCCATCTACCAGCATTTTACCGGCTGGCCGGTACGGCTCGACGATTATTATGTTTTTACTATATTAAGGGTTAATCGCAAACCGCTGCGCTCGTATCCTTCGCTGCAACCCGACCGCTATTACACCGACGGCCGGCCGCTGGCCAACTCGCTGCTGGTGGGGGCCATGTTTCGCTTCAACGAGGAATGTGTGAAGTGGCTCAATGAGCCCGAACCGGGTGCAGGCTTTCTGTTTCGTCCCCGCGAAAGCGAAGAGCTGCTGCGCGCCGCCGGCAAAAGCCTGCTCGATACGCCTGCCCACGCCATGGGCGCCGACCCCGGCGTGGCCCGGCTGTTTTATACCCTAAATACTATATCCAGCCTGCGCTATGAAGGCGGCGAAGGCGTGGGCCGCCTGCTGCTGGCGCGGCGCGGCCATCCCAACGTGGAGGAGGTTTTTGCCCTCACCTGCCCCACCCAGCTGAGCGATTACCGGGCCGTGCGCAAGCTGCTCGAAATGGCCAGCCACGATGTGCACCTGCTGGCCGATGGCGAAAAAGTATATGCCCTGGGCCGCCAGGTGGGCCACTACGACCCCAGCCGCGAAGACTTGTTCGAGATTCACTTCGTCACGCACTATGCATGGGAGTTTGCCCACGCCGGGCAGATACTGCTGCGCTCGCGCTACGGCCTGCCCACCCTGCCCCGGCCCCGCCTCAACCTTAACCGCTTTCGGCGCGACCTCAAGCGCACCTTCAGCATTACGCGGCCCGATAAGGTAGAGCACCTCTGGCAGGTAGTGCTCGAAGCCAGCCGCCAGCCCAAGGGTACGCTGCTCGTCATTACTACCGAAGCGCTGGCCGAAGCCGACCGCCTCAAGCTGCAATGCACGCTTATCGAGCCGGTACCGCTTACGCCGCTCATCACCCAGCTCATCACGGCCATCGACGGGGCCGTACTACTCGACCCCGAAGGCTATTGCTATTCTATCGGCGTTATTCTCGACGGGAAAGCCAGCGGCCACGGTACCAGCACGCGCGGGGCGCGCTACAATTCGGCCGTGCGCTACGTCGATAGCTCGCCTTACCCCTGCCTCGTAGTAGTGGTGAGTGAGGACGGCATGGTGGACGTGCTGACCAAAGAGAACCTGGCTGAAGCCCGGCAGTAA
- a CDS encoding PaaI family thioesterase — MTPSPMPAADSPAAAAFRRQVLSPARLRLFMLRKLPMAWLAGLRLRALTPEAATVTIRYKYLTQNPFRSIYFACLAMAAELASGIQAMMHVQSGGPVSMLVVGLTAEFSKKAVGTITFTCADGAAIAQAVAESRATGEGRSVVATSTGHDEAGDVVAVFRVTWSFRAKQSGLGKS, encoded by the coding sequence ATGACTCCTTCTCCCATGCCGGCGGCCGACTCTCCGGCAGCCGCTGCGTTTCGCCGCCAGGTGCTGAGCCCCGCCCGGCTGCGGCTGTTTATGCTGCGCAAGCTGCCGATGGCCTGGCTGGCCGGCCTGCGGCTGCGAGCTCTTACGCCGGAAGCCGCCACTGTTACTATTCGGTATAAGTACCTCACCCAAAACCCCTTTCGGAGCATCTACTTTGCCTGCCTGGCAATGGCGGCCGAGCTGGCTTCGGGTATTCAGGCCATGATGCACGTGCAGAGCGGCGGCCCGGTATCGATGCTGGTTGTGGGCCTCACGGCCGAGTTCAGCAAAAAAGCCGTGGGCACCATTACCTTCACCTGTGCCGATGGCGCGGCCATTGCGCAGGCGGTGGCCGAAAGCCGCGCCACCGGCGAGGGCCGCAGCGTCGTGGCCACCAGCACCGGCCACGACGAAGCCGGCGACGTGGTAGCGGTCTTTCGCGTCACCTGGTCGTTTCGGGCGAAGCAGAGTGGCCTTGGCAAAAGCTAG
- a CDS encoding PPC domain-containing DNA-binding protein, which translates to MLKLLSLLLLGLLAGTVQAQTTAAVVPSSPLKAYALRLKPGADLRQQLTAFVAAHHLEAVAVLTCVGSLTEVSLRLANQENATHYRGHFEIVSLVGTLSAAAGGHLHLAVADSTGRTLGGHLLDGCRIYTTAEIVLGALPELQFGRETDPTFGYKELVVKKAPARRVKKP; encoded by the coding sequence GTGCTGAAACTTCTTTCGTTGCTACTGCTCGGGCTGCTCGCCGGCACGGTGCAGGCGCAAACAACCGCTGCCGTGGTTCCTTCCTCTCCGCTCAAAGCCTACGCGCTACGCCTGAAACCCGGCGCCGACCTGCGCCAGCAGCTTACGGCTTTCGTAGCTGCTCACCACCTGGAGGCTGTTGCCGTACTTACCTGCGTCGGTAGCCTTACCGAAGTGAGCCTGCGCCTGGCCAACCAGGAAAACGCCACGCACTACCGCGGGCATTTTGAGATTGTCTCGCTGGTGGGTACGCTATCGGCCGCAGCGGGCGGGCACCTGCACCTGGCCGTGGCCGATAGCACGGGCCGTACGCTGGGCGGCCATTTGCTCGATGGCTGCCGCATTTATACCACGGCCGAAATTGTGTTGGGCGCGCTGCCGGAGCTGCAGTTTGGGCGCGAAACTGACCCCACGTTTGGCTACAAGGAGCTGGTGGTTAAGAAAGCTCCGGCCCGGCGCGTCAAAAAGCCCTAG
- a CDS encoding RNA polymerase sigma factor produces MEAVAYIDINAPLVERCRVNDRQAQAELYRRYSKAMFNAALRITGDYAEAEDVLQESFLSAFRELSGYKGDSSFGAWLKRIVVNKSINCLRQRRLQLVPLEDFHHDAAPAELASPHAADDADEQQYRADVLRRCIQELPDGYRVVLSLYLLEGYDHLEIAGILGITESTSKSQYSRARQRLRELAMQRGLS; encoded by the coding sequence ATGGAAGCCGTTGCCTATATCGATATTAATGCCCCGCTGGTAGAGCGGTGCCGCGTAAACGACCGGCAGGCGCAGGCCGAGCTGTACCGCCGCTACTCGAAGGCCATGTTCAACGCGGCGCTGCGTATCACGGGCGACTATGCTGAGGCGGAGGATGTATTGCAGGAGTCTTTCCTGAGCGCGTTTCGGGAGCTGAGCGGGTATAAGGGCGACTCGTCGTTCGGAGCCTGGCTCAAGCGGATTGTAGTCAATAAGAGTATTAATTGCCTGCGGCAGCGGCGCTTGCAGCTGGTGCCGCTCGAAGACTTTCACCACGACGCGGCCCCCGCCGAGCTGGCGTCGCCGCACGCCGCCGACGATGCCGACGAGCAGCAGTACCGGGCCGACGTGCTGCGGCGCTGCATTCAGGAGCTGCCCGATGGCTACCGGGTGGTGCTCTCGCTTTACCTGCTGGAAGGCTACGACCACCTCGAAATAGCCGGCATTCTGGGCATTACCGAATCGACCTCGAAGTCGCAGTACAGCCGGGCGCGGCAGCGCCTGCGCGAGCTGGCGATGCAGCGCGGCCTGAGTTAG